One Alnus glutinosa chromosome 3, dhAlnGlut1.1, whole genome shotgun sequence genomic region harbors:
- the LOC133863937 gene encoding protein SAWADEE HOMEODOMAIN HOMOLOG 1: MDGFGPTDYEDSIYEFTLAEIVKLENIFKEIAEQSVGQEFCQDIATSFSRSASRAGKSAVTWEQVQTWFQNRQEQLEDKETSSSLALKLFVDTSDDAHIPSNAPESSPSPKGIKATDISELQFEAKSSKDNAWYDVASFLTYRVASRGELEVRVRFAGFSKQEDEWVNVKRAVRERSIPLEPSECQRVKVGDLVLCFQERENHAVYCDAFVVEIQRKLHDIRGCRCTFVVRYDHDNIEEKVQLGRICCRPIQYSGSGFDFQAGPTQYDSQAAFDIPAGIKFPF, translated from the exons ATTGTAAAGCTGGAGAATATATTTAAGGAGATTGCAGAACAATCAGTGGGTCAGGAGTTTTGCCAAGATATTGCAACCAGTTTTAG TCGCTCAGCAAGTCGTGCTGGAAAATCTGCCGTAACATGGGAGCAg GTGCAAACTTGGTTCCAGAATAGGCAAGAGCAGTTGGAAGATAAAGAAACTTCCTCATCTCTGGCCCTGAAATTATTTGTTGATACTTCGGATGATGCACACATTCCAAGCAATGCGCCTGAAAGTTCTCCAAGTCCTAAAG GTATAAAGGCCACAGATATTTCAGAGTTGCAATTTGAAGCTAAATCATCAAAAGATAATGCGTG GTATGATGTTGCTTCGTTCCTCACTTATAGAGTTGCTAGTAGAGGCGAACTT GAAGTTCGTGTACGATTTGCTGGCTTTAGTAAGCAGGAGGATGAGTGGGTGAATGTAAAAAGGGCGGTGCGGGAGCGGTCTATTCCTTTAGAACCATCGGAGTGTCAGAGGGTGAAGGTCGGAGATCTTGTGCTTTGCTTCCAg GAAAGAGAAAATCATGCAGTTTACTGTGATGCCTTTGTTGTGGAAATCCAAAGGAAGCTACACGACATAAGGGGCTGCAGGTGCACCTTCGTTGTCCGCTATGACCACGATAACATTGAA GAAAAAGTTCAGCTTGGGAGGATATGTTGCAGGCCTATCCAATATTCAGGGTCCGGTTTTGATTTCCAAGCAGGGCCTACACAATATGATTCGCAGGCTGCCTTTGATATCCCAGCAGGAATCAAATTTCCATTTTAA
- the LOC133863952 gene encoding uncharacterized protein LOC133863952 → MEPNVPMTAKRVWSIVRVAFFMLRKGVSKRKLMLDLNMMMKRGKIAGKAISNLMSHHTHHNVSSAQREYEFSCSNTPNYAFHITNKHRHHSHFFGCAHASPTLDDDVVSMNAIEGVALEMLNNEALVEASPALPGFGRSPMVRQLRITDSPFPLRDTDEDCHVDKAAADFIEKFYRELRQQKKMAE, encoded by the coding sequence atggAACCTAATGTACCAATGACGGCGAAGAGAGTATGGAGCATAGTACGAGTAGCTTTTTTCATGCTGCGAAAAGGCGTATCAAAGAGAAAGCTAATGCTCGACCTCAACATGATGATGAAACGTGGCAAGATCGCCGGGAAAGCCATTAGCAACCTCATGTCCCACCACACCCACCACAACGTGTCCTCCGCCCAGCGCGAGTATGAGTTCAGCTGCAGCAACACCCCCAACTACGCCTTCCACATCACCAACAAGCACCGTCACCACAGCCACTTCTTCGGTTGCGCCCACGCCTCGCCGACCCTCGACGACGATGTGGTGTCGATGAACGCAATTGAAGGGGTGGCTCTGGAGATGTTGAACAATGAGGCGTTGGTGGAGGCCTCGCCCGCGCTGCCTGGGTTCGGAAGGAGCCCCATGGTGAGGCAGCTCAGGATAACGGACTCGCCATTCCCGTTGAGGGACACCGACGAGGACTGCCACGTGGACAAAGCTGCCGCAGACTTCATAGAGAAGTTTTACAGGGAATTGAGGCAGCAAAAGAAAATGGCCGAGTGA